The following is a genomic window from Pan paniscus chromosome 6, NHGRI_mPanPan1-v2.0_pri, whole genome shotgun sequence.
ACTCTCCCTCTGTCATTTGGCTGTGGATATTTGAAAGCGACATTCGTTTTAATTTGGCTTTTAACCTAGAAACCACAGCCCCTGATTCCTTATGTGGAAACCTGTGAGAGACCTTCCTTGCACCAGCACTGACTGAGACCACTCTGGAGTCCCCACACGAGCAAAATGGTTTAAGCAAAACGTTCTGCAAAACTGTCTTAAAGTCCCCGGGACTTGGGCACAGCACCTTCCGTAAAGTATCACTGAGACGTGTCCATTGATCACCACAAATCGCCACAACCCCTTAGGTGTCTCAAAAGTCAAGTTACTAAATGCACGGTGAGCACTTAAGCAGCAAGACAACAAAGTCAGCAGATGccattttaatgtgcattttgatgTTCCATGTCTTGAAACTCAACCACAACAAGAgtagcaaacaacaaaaaagagttcCAAAAACACGTTTCTGGATCATACGATTCATCTGCAAGGAAGAGAGCTTACCGCAAATTTCAAAGGTCTGTAAGCAtcagaataaaaatacaattgtttAAATTCTTGGTATATTTTGTCTCCTTTCCTAGGAGCGAATCTCTTGAAAGTTCTCTCCTTCGTCACAGGGTCTTCCTCAAGCTTGTAGTCGTTCATTCGCTCACAGACTTTCTCCAAAAGATCCGTTAGGAACGCCTCCGACTGGGCTAGGGGGATCTAAGAAGAAAGACAGGGCGAGGAAACTTGTCTTAATGTTAATGTTACTTCAAAGACCTTCCGGCGAGTCCACATGGAAACGCCACACTCTCCCTGAATGCAAACGTGTGCCACTTCCCTAGCACGGGCACAGAAGACGGCACCGCAGATTGTTATTACAATGTAACAACGACCTGCTTTACATCATTACGGGGCTAGCGTAAAttccagttttttaaaagtgtatatatttcaaagtggccagaaaaaaaatacattcaaactAGAAACTATACCTCTACATAGAATCATGTTTAGAAATCACTGAGCTTGTAGCAAAAAGCATGACGCATAGAAAATGGCAGTTATTATCCATCTActtgtcagagagagagaggagagagagaggagggggagagagacagagagagggagagagagaaggagggagagacagagagagggagggagagagagcgagagagagagcgcGCGCTCAGCTGGCTTCAGATCCCCTTAGTCGGGGAGAAGTTGGGGAGGCCCAAAGTCTGGCCCTCCCCGGGGCTGCCCTTGGCTGCGCGTCCCCCGCGCTGCAGCCGCGCGATGGCCCGGGCTGGGGTGGACGCGGGGCTGGGAGAGGAAGGGGCTCACGGACGGGCGCCCCATCTCCCAGGCGGGCTCCTCGGCTGCTTTCTTTGGGAACAGCTGGTGCACGTCCCCGCGCGCCCCTCTCCCTCCGGAATTCGGCGAGGATTCAGCTGGACCCTTTGGCCACCACCTCCGCCCCGGGCGCGGGTCAAAGAGCACCCCTCGCCCTTGGTAACGGAGACAAAACGTTCGGGGCCGTCTAGACAGGTCAAGGTGCAGGATGCGGCGTCCCCGCGGCTCCTTCCGGAAGGGGGCGTGGAGCCGCCAAGGGCGCCGGACCGCGCCGCAGCCCGGGCCTTTGCGGGCTTTTTCCCTCTCCACCCTCTGCTGATCAAAGTAGGAAGTTTGCATGACAACCGCAGTGAAAGGGGCTGAATCACAAATGAACTCGATTTCTGCAGTGTTGATCTATCCAGCCTCCATTGTCCCCTTTCAGGCGCAGTATGAACCCTTCCGGTGCCAGCGGCCGCGCTACATTCACAGGCGCGCTCGGGGCGCACAAAGGGTCTCCGCGCTTCACCGCCATCTGGCCACAAATCTCATCAGCGGCGCGGCGGCGTCCCCTTGAAAGCGCGGGCGGAGGGTGCGCCTGTGTTCTTGAGACCCAGGTTCCATTACAAACCACCCAGCATCGCCACCGGCGCCCCCCGTTTCAATAAGGAAGCCACTTTGTCAAAACATTCTAAAAGAAACTTGGGAAGAGGACGCGTCAGAGAAATACCGCCGCCGATTAACTATCAGCTGCGCCTCCCCTGTGCACAGGTAACATCCCCCCTTCTCCCCCACGACTCGACTGGAGCTTGATTTTGAGCTGCTCTCAAGGCCCAGGCACTCGAATCGGAAGTTAAATAGCTTATGGACTATTTAATAGAATATACCACCACACGTATCTAATCACTCAAATACCACGCTTTTAAAACTCATGAATGTTTTAATCTCTAAAAATGTCTACAGTCAAAAACTGCAGCCTAAGTGGCTCAAAGTGCACATTTCAAACACAAGTAGCGTTCTACTTACGCTTTAATTATGCCGttcattaattttcattaagTTGTAAAACATGCAAAGAATACGTAGATtaacaaacaaaactgaaaatctgttttattaatttacagaaacaaataattaaacaCGTATTAATCACtggaaaaactataaaatgcagaggcagattttaaaatgtaatttaatcaaGACAGATCATTAGCGGAAAGATT
Proteins encoded in this region:
- the CNPY1 gene encoding protein canopy homolog 1 isoform X2, yielding MKDGLYYREQIPLAQSEAFLTDLLEKVCERMNDYKLEEDPVTKERTFKRFAPRKGDKIYQEFKQLYFYSDAYRPLKFACETIIEEYEDEIFSLIAQETHYLADKLCSEKSDLCETSANHTEL
- the CNPY1 gene encoding protein canopy homolog 1 isoform X3, whose protein sequence is MNDYKLEEDPVTKERTFKRFAPRKGDKIYQEFKQLYFYSDAYRPLKFACETIIEEYEDEIFSLIAQETHYLADKLCSEKSDLCETSANHTEL